A genomic segment from Tachysurus fulvidraco isolate hzauxx_2018 chromosome 21, HZAU_PFXX_2.0, whole genome shotgun sequence encodes:
- the agxt2 gene encoding alanine--glyoxylate aminotransferase 2, mitochondrial, with protein MHKLLARVNAPLSSRRVEHGVGSALQLPRTSGSLCQETESKNRRVRMPTFNFTPETYQGMSKEKMLEIRKLNCNAMTMKVTCYKKPLFIHHGFMQWLWDVDGSRYLDMFAGVATVSLGHCHPKVNKAAQEQLQRLWHTSAIYVHPPIQEYVENLVSHLPEPLKVVYLTNSGSEANDLALLMARLHTGNYDAITFRGSYHGGSQLTMGLTSNAVYKYPVASSVGCYNTMCPDVFRGLWGGSHCRDSPVQTIRECSCPPDQCHANERYLEQLEEVFRTSVPSRIAAFFAEPIQGLGGIVQYPKNFLKEAYKLVREKGGICIADEVQTGFGRTGSHFWGFQSHDVVPDIVTMAKGMANGFPMGAVVTSEEIARSFAEGLHFNTFGGNPLACSIASAVLDTINEERIQENCAVVGTHLLKELAKLRDKYEILGDVRGKGLHLGVEMVTDKASRDPLPPEAMIQIMEDTKDMGVLVGRGGIYGQTFRIQPPMCITKEDADFFLAVFDQALHNYTERR; from the exons ATGCATAAACTCCTTGCACGAGTGAACGCTCCACTGAGCTCCAGAAGAGTCGAGCACGGAGTCGGTTCTGCGCTTCAGCTGCCCCGGACGAGTG GTTCATTATGTCAGGAGACCGAGTCGAAGAACCGGAGAGTCCGGATGCCGACATTTAATTTCACCCCTGAGACATACCAG GGTATGAGTAAGGAGAAGATGCTGGAGATCAGGAAGCTGAACTGTAATGCCATGACCATGAAGGTGACGTGCTACAAGAAGCCACTTTTTATCCATCATGGTTTCATGCAGTGGCTGTGGGACGTGGACGGGTCGCGCTATCTGGACATGTTCGCAGGGGTCGCCACCGTCAGCCTGGGGCACTGCCATCC GAAAGTAAATAAAGCTGCACAGGAGCAGCTGCAGCGCCTTTGGCACACTTCAGCTATTTACGTTCATCCTCCGATCCAGGAATATGTAGAAAATCTCGTCTCACATCTGCCTGAACCTTtgaag gtaGTGTATCTGACTAACAGTGGCTCCGAGGCCAATGATCTGGCTCTGCTGATGGCGAGATTACACACAGGAAACTATGATGCCATCACTTTTAG AGGCTCCTATCACGGTGGGAGTCAACTAACGATGGGTCTGACCTCAAATGCAGTGTATAAATACCCAGTAGCCTCCAGTGTGGGCTGCTATAAT ACCATGTGTCCGGACGTGTTCAGGGGCCTGTGGGGGGGGAGTCACTGCAGAGATTCACCTGTTCAGACCATCAGAGAGTGCAGCTGCCctcctg ATCAGTGTCACGCTAACGAGCGCTACCTGGagcagctggaggaagtgtTCAGGACGAGCGTACCCAGTCGCATCGCCGCCTTCTTCGCAGAACCCATTCAG GGATTAGGAGGAATTGTCCAGTACCCTAAGAACTTCCTGAAGGAAGCCTACAAGCtagtgagagagaaaggtggAATATGTATCGCTGATGAG GTTCAGACCGGTTTTGGACGCACAGGAAGTCACTTCTGGGGTTTTCAGAGCCATGACGTTGTTCCAGACATTGTGACAATGGCTAAAGGAATGGCTAACGGGTTTCCCATGGGGGCCGTGGTCACGAGCGAGG AAATTGCTCGTTCCTTTGCTGAAGGACTTCACTTCAACACGTTCGGAGGAAACCCTCTGGCCTGCAGCATCGCCTCAGCCGTGCTGGAC acaatTAACGAGGAGCGGATCCAGGAGAACTGTGCCGTAGTAGGAACACATCTATTAAAGGAACTCGCCAAACTGCGAGACAAGTACGAGATCCTGGGGGATGTTCGGGGAAAAGGACTGCACCTGGGGGTGGAGATGGTTACAGATAAA GCGAGTCGAGATCCTCTTCCTCCTGAGGCCATGATTCAGATTATGGAGGACACCAAGGACATGGGAGTGCTGGTGGGCAGAGGAGGGATTTACGGACAG ACGTTCAGGATCCAGCCACCGATGTGCATCACTAAAGAAGACGCCGATTTCTTCCTCGCCGTGTTCGATCAGGCGCTGCACAACTACAcggagaggagatga
- the oacyl gene encoding O-acyltransferase like protein, producing MATVTRRRFRSKATTQVDVDEADSGDYNDTKGRLRYHVYSGNADHSDTGEMFGDANQLAAKSAKMLKVRKISVLSTLCFFCCSWTAASGLNISARCAQDAVMFLTELKESQPDKYAVLMYDALGKMGSDVEGGNVNRVGSPQECLSAQGPGFGGQYCQVFLQQGALDYFVGICVPDSCDGADVSALIDSEDFVQGRTPVMSPVPNLFISEHTLAIFMIQCLRNSITLDLSAVVCLCVCIVMLALPLVATGYVAVIKWNKNREARSKVDPTNYGAILANSSTNQRKECILLQNTQVQESYKEREQEGREPGRVMLFLRSLSVRFSGVCDGVCSRKGYPSLNGVRVLSLFWIICGHTVQLSVWSGLDNSKRWRAAVENNPLYVVAFSGPVYLAVDTFLLLGGLLSATSFFSCIQKSEDKLSLRMIAHFLFRRFKRIQPLHLFIVCAIVTLFSFLHKGPFWFTVEDQIVNCKEFWWSNLLLINNLLTITHTCAPWTWYLSVDFQFFATTPFLIFLYRMNKRVLVVVAFTLLAVSCISGALITALLHLPVHQPTTLDYESYFEYYYNKPYTRYGPYVLGILAGIYILTKKEDLIKHQWQAAAGWLVSLSVMAVIVGLAYALRGQGSPGHAVYQGLHRSLWALAVVWVILACEEGYGGFVNKFLSMHVWVPLSNISFACYLVHPLLILLYHSRQETLIHYTDLNLLYLFLTHLVLTVVLGWVLTVLIEKPYQLLSSAKA from the exons ATGGCTACCGTCACCCGTCGACGTTTCAGATCGAAAGCCACAAC TCAGGTGGACGTGGACGAGGCAGATTCGGGTGACTACAATGACACAAAGGGAAGGTTACGTTACCACGTTTACTCAGGAAATGCAGATCACAGTGACACAGGTGAAATGTTTGGTGATGCAAATCAG CTGGCCGCAAAGAGTGCGAAGATGCTGAAGGTGAGAAAAATCAGCGTCCTGTCGACCCTCTGCTTCTTCTGCTGCTCCTGGACTGCTGCAAGCGGACTCAACATCAGCGCCAGATGTGCTCAGGATGCTGTGATGTTTCTCACAGAACTGAAGGAAAGTCAACCTGATAAATACGCAGTGCTGA TGTACGATGCGCTGGGGAAGATGGGAAGCGATGTCGAAGGCGGGAACGTGAACAGAGTCGGCTCTCCGCAGGAGTGTTTGTCTGCTCAAGGCCCTGGATTTGGAGGACAATACTGCCAGGTCTTCCTCCAACAG GGGGCGTTGGACTATTTTGTAGGTATCTGTGTGCCTGATTCCTGTGACGGAGCAGATGTGAGTGCACTTATCGACTCCG aggATTTTGTTCAGGGTCGAACCCCCGTCATGTCTCCTGTACCAAATCTGTTCATATCAGAACACACACTGGCAATTTTTATGATTCAGTGTCTCAGAAACAGCATTACACTTGATCTTTCTGCTGTAGTGTGTCt gtgtgtgtgtatcgtgaTGTTGGCTCTGCCTCTCGTGGCGACTGGCTATGTAGCTGTGATCaagtggaataaaaacagagaaGCAAGGTCAAAGGTCGACCCCACAAACTACGGGGCAATTCTGGCCAACAGTTCAACCAATCAGAGAAAAGAATGCATTTTACTCCAAAACACACAAGTGCAGGAGAGCTACAAAGAAAGGGAACAGGAGGGCCGAGAaccag GCCGTGTGATGCTGTTCCTGCGTTCGCTCTCCGTCCggttcagtggtgtgtgtgatggtgtgtgttccaGAAAAGGTTATCCATCTCTCAACGGTGTCCGTGTTCTTAGCCTCTTCTGGATCATCTGTGGACACACGGTGCAGCTCAGCGTCTGGAGCGGCCTcg acaACAGTAAGCGATGGAGAGCGGCTGTAGAGAACAATCCTCTGTACGTGGTGGCGTTTAGTGGACCAGTTTATTTGGCTGTCGATACTTTTTTATTACTCGG tggaCTTCTGAGTGCTACATCTTTTTTTAGCTGCATCCAGAAATCAGAGGACAAACTGAGCCTCCGAATGATCGCCCACTTCCTGTTTAGAAGGTTCAAGAG gATCCAGCCACTGCACCTCTTCATCGTGTGTGCGATCGTCACTCTCTTCTCGTTTCTTCATAAAGGTCCATTCTGGTTCACAGTTGAAGACCAAATAGTGAACTGTAAGGAGTTCTGGTGGTCCAACCTTCTGCTCATCAACAACCTgctcaccatcacacacacg TGTGCACCGTGGACCTGGTACCTCTCAGTCGATTTCCAGTTCTTTGCAACGACACCTTTCCTCATCTTTCTCTACAGAAT GAATAAGCGTGTGTTGGTGGTCGTGGCCTTCACTCTGCTGGCCGTGTCATGCATCTCCGGCGCTTTAATCACTGCACTTCTGCACTTACCTGTTCACCAACCCACAACACT tgATTATGAAAGCTACTTTGAATATTACTACAACAAGCCGTACACCAGATACGGTCCGTACGTGCTCGGCATCCTGGCAGGAATTTACATACTGACCAAGAAAGAAGATCTTATAAAGCATCAG TGGCAGGCAGCTGCTGGTTGgctcgtctctctgtctgtcatggCCGTGATTGTGGGCTTGGCTTATGCTCTGAGGGGTCAGGGGTCACCGGGTCATGCTGTGTATCAGGGGCTCCACCGCTCACTGTGGGCTCTCGCTGTGGTCTGGGTCATCCTCGCCTGTGAGGAAGGATACGGAG gttttgtGAATAAGTTCTTGTCCATGCACGTGTGGGTTCCTCTGTCCAACATCAGCTTCGCCTGCTACCTCGTTCATCCTCTTCTCATTTTACTCTACCACTCCAGACAGGAGACACTCATCCACTACACGGACCTCAACCTC tTGTATCTGTTCCTCACTCACTTGGTCCTCACTGTGGTTCTAGGTTGGGTTCTTACTGTGCTGATTGAGAAACCGTATCAGCTCCTGAGCTCAGCTAAAGCATGA